In one Spirosoma rigui genomic region, the following are encoded:
- the ppk1 gene encoding polyphosphate kinase 1, whose amino-acid sequence MRYSINSNRTILGNLVSRFTHRTPDTATTAPDKMAKVSEKVSNVIDQSNYLSRDLSWLKFNERVLDQARSQQAPLEDRTLMERLKFLAISASNLDEFFMIRVGSLYNYLDYHKQRVDYSGLREIPFRKTLFTTSQQFFKDQQTVFTEQLLPLFAENGLLLSDYDDLTEEEKSEATSYFDRAIYPTLTPMLYDYTHTFPVLLAKVLIFGVVTQNPEGAGLQSLRSEDEDDRQRLSFVQIPANLPRFLSFERDGATDSRIVFLPIEEIIRHNIKKLYRNVEITSVNLFRITRNGDFTLDENDDDEVDFIDEVRQKIKNRRLGRVTRVEVETDGNGGIGSPWMLNLLKKRWEIDDLNIFECSTLMDFSAFWQIIGNPEFKDDMPRQRPPVPPIGLGRDKIDNIFDVIKQRDLLLHHPYNNFEPVLQLLEQAAEDPNVLAIKITVYRLAKRSRITEALLKAAENGKHVSVLFEVKARFDEENNIREAQRLQKAGCFVIYGISRFKTHTKLLLVVRNEGSRVVRYAHMATGNYNEDTSKLYTDIGLLTTNETYTHDISEFFNVITGHSLPNEYQYLITAPRDMREQLLRLINVEADNAQRGLPSGICIKVNSLEDKLVIDALYKASQAGVPIQLIVRSICCLRPKRAGLSENISVRSIVGDFLEHTRIYYFHNNGDAKVYGGSADVMVRSFDRRIESLFYLADPRVKQLAVTILDYNLRDNVNTYELKEDGDFYKCEVPQGGKPFNMHERFFDVTEKEAMDARLFDPEIKSGEIAEIEEEYQEGAERAIANI is encoded by the coding sequence ATGCGTTATTCCATAAACTCAAACCGCACGATACTGGGAAACCTGGTATCCCGGTTTACCCATCGAACGCCCGATACAGCGACTACAGCACCGGATAAAATGGCCAAGGTTAGCGAAAAAGTCAGCAATGTAATCGACCAGAGCAACTACCTGAGCCGCGACCTGAGCTGGTTGAAATTCAACGAGCGTGTGCTCGATCAGGCCCGTAGCCAGCAGGCTCCCCTGGAAGACCGTACGCTCATGGAACGGCTTAAGTTTCTCGCCATATCGGCGTCGAACCTCGACGAGTTCTTTATGATCCGGGTGGGTAGTCTCTACAACTACCTCGACTACCACAAGCAGCGGGTCGACTACTCGGGGCTGCGCGAAATACCGTTTCGCAAAACCCTGTTTACTACGTCACAGCAGTTTTTCAAAGACCAGCAGACCGTATTCACCGAACAGCTGTTGCCGCTCTTTGCCGAGAATGGCCTGCTGCTGAGTGACTACGATGATTTGACAGAAGAGGAGAAATCAGAAGCGACCAGCTACTTTGACCGGGCGATTTATCCCACGCTGACACCGATGCTGTATGACTACACGCATACGTTTCCGGTGTTGCTAGCCAAAGTACTCATCTTCGGTGTTGTCACCCAGAACCCCGAAGGGGCCGGTTTGCAGAGTCTGCGCTCGGAAGACGAAGATGACCGGCAACGCCTGTCGTTCGTACAGATCCCGGCCAACCTCCCCCGCTTCCTGTCCTTTGAACGGGACGGTGCGACCGACTCACGGATCGTGTTTCTGCCCATCGAGGAAATCATCCGGCATAACATCAAGAAACTCTACCGGAACGTCGAAATAACGTCGGTGAACCTGTTCCGGATTACCCGAAATGGCGACTTCACCCTGGACGAGAATGACGACGACGAAGTAGATTTCATCGACGAAGTTCGTCAGAAAATCAAGAACCGGCGACTCGGGCGGGTAACGCGCGTTGAAGTGGAAACCGACGGCAACGGCGGCATCGGGTCGCCCTGGATGCTGAATCTGCTCAAGAAGCGCTGGGAGATCGACGATCTGAACATTTTCGAGTGCAGTACGCTGATGGATTTCTCGGCGTTCTGGCAAATCATCGGTAACCCCGAGTTTAAGGACGACATGCCCCGGCAGCGGCCACCGGTTCCCCCCATTGGGCTGGGCCGGGACAAGATTGACAACATCTTCGATGTGATCAAACAGCGCGATCTGCTGCTTCACCACCCGTATAACAACTTTGAACCGGTTCTTCAGTTGCTCGAACAGGCTGCCGAGGACCCGAACGTACTGGCCATTAAGATCACCGTTTACCGACTGGCTAAACGGTCCCGTATCACCGAAGCCCTGCTGAAAGCGGCCGAAAACGGCAAGCACGTCTCCGTACTGTTTGAGGTTAAGGCGCGTTTCGACGAAGAGAACAACATCCGGGAAGCCCAGCGGCTACAGAAAGCGGGCTGCTTTGTTATTTACGGCATCAGCCGGTTCAAGACGCACACGAAGCTGCTGCTGGTGGTTCGGAACGAGGGGAGCCGGGTCGTTCGCTACGCCCACATGGCTACCGGTAATTACAACGAAGACACGTCGAAACTATACACCGACATTGGTCTGCTGACGACCAATGAGACGTATACACACGACATATCGGAGTTTTTCAACGTTATTACGGGGCACTCGCTACCGAATGAATACCAGTACCTGATTACCGCCCCGCGCGACATGCGGGAGCAACTGCTACGGTTGATCAACGTCGAAGCCGACAATGCCCAGCGTGGTCTGCCCAGCGGCATCTGCATCAAGGTGAACTCGCTGGAAGACAAGCTTGTGATCGATGCTCTGTACAAGGCTTCGCAGGCGGGCGTACCCATTCAGCTGATCGTCCGGAGTATTTGCTGCCTGCGCCCCAAACGCGCCGGGCTGAGCGAGAACATTTCCGTCCGGTCTATCGTAGGTGACTTTCTGGAGCACACCCGGATCTACTACTTCCACAACAACGGCGACGCCAAGGTGTATGGCGGCAGTGCCGACGTGATGGTGCGGAGTTTCGACCGGCGTATTGAGTCGCTGTTCTACCTGGCCGATCCCCGCGTAAAACAGCTGGCCGTTACCATTCTGGATTACAACCTCCGTGATAACGTCAATACCTACGAGTTAAAGGAGGATGGTGATTTTTACAAATGCGAAGTACCGCAAGGCGGCAAACCGTTCAACATGCACGAACGGTTCTTCGACGTAACCGAGAAAGAAGCGATGGACGCCCGTTTGTTCGACCCCGAAATAAAATCGGGTGAAATCGCCGAAATTGAAGAAGAATACCAGGAAGGTGCCGAACGCGCCATTGCCAATATTTAA
- a CDS encoding NupC/NupG family nucleoside CNT transporter produces MDRFTGLLGIVLILGIAYALSDNRKAINYRTVGVGLGLQFGLAVFVLKTDIGRDLFQGLGYYVDRLLQKANIGAEFVFSSLVRPDVLTRAFGPENSFIFFFKVIPTIIFVAVLVNIFYHLGIMQRVVSVMARAMKWLMGVSGAEALSNVASTFVGQVEAQIMIKPYLGGMTNSELLASMTGSFACIAGGVLAVYISLGVPAPYLLAASIMAAPGALVISKIVMPETQISETQGTVKVEIKKAHANLLDAIAAGASEGLKVGFNVVAMLIGFIALIALIDSVLFRIGFYVFSMDNLSLNLILGKFFSLFAWAMGVPSKDIEAAGALMGTKMVVNEFVAYLDLVKIKQTLDPKTIAIVSFALCGFANFSSIAIQVGGIGELAPNRRSDLARLGFKALICGTLASYMSATLAGLLL; encoded by the coding sequence ATGGATCGTTTTACCGGCCTACTTGGCATTGTTTTAATTTTGGGTATTGCCTATGCCCTATCCGATAACCGAAAAGCAATTAATTACCGTACTGTTGGTGTTGGTTTGGGGCTTCAGTTTGGCCTGGCCGTTTTTGTTTTGAAGACCGATATTGGCCGGGATCTTTTCCAGGGATTAGGCTACTACGTAGACCGCCTGCTTCAGAAAGCAAACATCGGCGCTGAATTCGTTTTCTCGTCGCTGGTTCGCCCCGACGTATTGACCCGGGCATTCGGTCCGGAGAACAGCTTTATCTTCTTTTTCAAAGTTATTCCTACCATCATTTTTGTGGCCGTTCTGGTCAATATTTTCTACCACTTAGGTATCATGCAGCGGGTCGTGTCGGTGATGGCACGGGCCATGAAATGGCTCATGGGTGTGAGCGGAGCCGAAGCCCTTTCCAATGTGGCCAGCACGTTCGTTGGGCAGGTAGAAGCCCAGATCATGATCAAACCGTACCTGGGAGGTATGACCAACTCGGAGTTGCTCGCGAGTATGACCGGTTCATTTGCCTGCATTGCGGGTGGGGTACTGGCAGTCTACATCTCGCTGGGTGTACCGGCGCCCTACCTGCTGGCCGCCAGTATCATGGCCGCGCCGGGTGCGCTGGTGATCAGCAAGATCGTAATGCCCGAAACGCAGATCTCCGAAACGCAGGGGACCGTGAAAGTGGAAATCAAAAAAGCGCACGCCAACCTCCTCGATGCTATTGCCGCCGGTGCCAGCGAAGGACTGAAAGTTGGTTTCAACGTAGTAGCCATGCTGATTGGCTTCATCGCGCTCATCGCCCTCATCGATAGTGTGCTGTTCCGGATAGGGTTCTACGTCTTCAGCATGGACAACCTGAGCCTGAACCTGATCCTGGGTAAGTTCTTTTCGCTGTTCGCCTGGGCTATGGGTGTGCCTAGTAAGGACATCGAAGCGGCTGGTGCGCTGATGGGTACCAAAATGGTTGTGAACGAATTTGTGGCCTACCTCGACCTGGTGAAGATCAAACAAACGCTCGACCCCAAAACGATTGCTATCGTCAGCTTTGCCCTGTGTGGATTTGCCAATTTCAGCTCCATCGCCATTCAGGTGGGTGGCATTGGTGAACTAGCCCCCAACCGCCGGAGTGACCTCGCCCGACTTGGTTTTAAAGCGCTGATCTGCGGAACACTGGCCAGTTACATGTCGGCTACCCTGGCCGGCCTGTTACTCTAG
- a CDS encoding GNAT family N-acetyltransferase, translating to MLIRTAVPEDKAELGTLYREVARLSQGIARMEHEITPGYIDSMFEQATQQGLMLVAVDPDSRMIVAEMHASTYGIEIFSHILTNLTIVVKPAYQGRGVGKQLFRTFLNEVDTNWPQIKRIELESRSSNRASIGLYERLGFVQEGTMTNKTRNADGRYEDSLLLARTSTDVTF from the coding sequence ATGCTTATTCGTACCGCAGTGCCGGAGGACAAGGCCGAATTGGGGACGCTTTACCGCGAGGTAGCCCGGCTGAGTCAGGGTATCGCGCGCATGGAGCACGAAATCACCCCCGGCTATATCGACAGTATGTTTGAGCAGGCCACGCAGCAGGGACTGATGCTCGTTGCTGTCGATCCGGACTCCCGGATGATCGTCGCCGAAATGCATGCGTCGACCTACGGCATCGAGATCTTCAGCCATATTCTAACGAACCTGACCATTGTTGTCAAACCCGCTTATCAGGGCCGGGGCGTGGGCAAGCAGTTGTTCAGGACGTTCCTGAACGAAGTTGATACGAACTGGCCCCAGATAAAGCGCATTGAGCTGGAATCACGATCCTCGAACCGGGCGTCCATCGGCCTGTATGAGCGACTCGGGTTTGTGCAGGAAGGGACGATGACGAACAAAACCCGCAACGCCGATGGTCGGTACGAAGATAGCCTGCTCTTAGCCCGTACGTCAACCGACGTTACGTTCTGA
- the argC gene encoding N-acetyl-gamma-glutamyl-phosphate reductase, producing MTDQLNIGIIGGAGYTGGELLRILLHHPFVNVQFVHSKSHAGKPVWTTHTDLLGDTDLLFSGDDLAALVAQDGLDALFLCSGHGASVTFMAEHDISDDIAVIDLSADFRDEHDDFVYGLPELQRERIQEATRIANPGCFATSIQLALLPLAKAGKLTDDVQVSAITGSTGAGQALSPTTHFTWRNNNVSIYKAFSHQHLAEIRQSLTMLDPDFSHAINFVPYRGDFTRGIMANVYTPFSGTLDEAKALYRTYYADQPFTHLSDSPIDVKQVVNTNKCFLHLELHEGQLLITSVIDNLTKGASGQAVQNMNLIFGLPEDTGLKLKSVAF from the coding sequence GTGACAGATCAACTTAACATTGGCATTATTGGCGGAGCAGGCTACACCGGTGGCGAACTGCTGCGTATCCTTCTCCATCACCCGTTTGTAAACGTCCAGTTCGTGCACAGCAAGAGTCACGCAGGCAAACCCGTCTGGACAACGCATACCGATTTGCTGGGCGATACCGATTTGCTTTTTTCGGGCGATGACCTGGCCGCGCTGGTAGCCCAGGATGGACTGGATGCGCTCTTTCTATGCTCAGGACACGGTGCCTCGGTGACGTTTATGGCGGAGCACGACATCTCCGACGATATTGCGGTGATCGATCTGAGCGCCGACTTCCGCGATGAGCACGACGATTTTGTGTACGGCTTACCCGAACTCCAGCGCGAGCGGATTCAGGAGGCAACACGCATTGCCAATCCCGGCTGTTTTGCCACCAGTATTCAACTGGCGCTGCTGCCGCTGGCGAAAGCGGGTAAGCTGACTGATGACGTGCAAGTGAGCGCGATCACCGGTAGTACCGGTGCGGGGCAGGCCCTCTCACCTACGACGCATTTCACCTGGCGCAACAATAACGTATCTATTTACAAGGCGTTTTCGCACCAGCACCTGGCCGAAATACGGCAGAGCCTGACCATGCTCGATCCTGATTTTAGCCACGCTATCAACTTCGTACCCTACCGGGGCGATTTCACCCGGGGCATCATGGCGAATGTGTACACGCCCTTTTCGGGAACGCTGGACGAAGCCAAAGCGCTCTACCGGACTTACTACGCCGATCAGCCCTTTACGCACCTTAGCGATTCGCCAATCGATGTGAAACAGGTGGTCAATACCAACAAGTGTTTTCTGCACCTGGAACTGCACGAAGGGCAACTGCTGATCACGAGCGTTATCGATAACCTGACCAAAGGTGCATCGGGGCAAGCCGTGCAGAACATGAACCTGATCTTTGGCTTGCCCGAAGACACCGGGCTCAAATTGAAGTCGGTGGCGTTTTAA
- a CDS encoding glycosyltransferase family 4 protein yields MNIILDASVLGIGFYHRQAQTGVGRVAERLMTGLWKASDINLSLAASSHLPETMRYARATLGSAGPAFVNRPAERRQAAIENGLLAPFSLNSLPTKVIRQAFYQGKKRLGGDEARFDTKQFPHGSIYHSPFYPIPGAVGQDRSVTSVQTIHDLIPIFHPEWFPKGDNTVRQVLDRLPPDAQVITVSEATKEDFCTYTRTDPARVTPIHLAASTALFYPVTDSLALQAIRQQYSLGDAPYLLSLATFEPRKNIDHLVRCFAQLARSGDIPADVKLVLVGTKGWKFDQIMGELAQSDALRSRIVVTGFVPDAQLAPLYSGALGFVYPSLYEGFGLPPLEAMQCGLPVIASSIPALTEVVGDAALTVPPTDADALKQAMLQMINSASLRDELSIKSRARAALFSWDRFIDQHIALYRTIRR; encoded by the coding sequence GTGAACATAATTCTTGACGCCAGCGTACTGGGCATTGGATTCTACCACCGGCAGGCGCAAACGGGCGTCGGCCGGGTGGCCGAACGGCTGATGACGGGCCTGTGGAAAGCCAGCGACATAAACCTGTCGCTGGCGGCCTCGTCGCACCTGCCCGAGACCATGCGCTATGCCCGCGCTACGCTGGGTAGTGCCGGACCGGCATTCGTGAACCGGCCCGCCGAGCGTAGGCAGGCGGCTATCGAAAACGGATTGCTGGCACCCTTCTCGCTGAATAGCCTGCCTACCAAAGTGATTCGGCAGGCTTTTTACCAGGGCAAAAAAAGGCTCGGTGGCGACGAAGCGCGGTTCGATACGAAGCAGTTTCCCCATGGTAGTATTTACCACTCCCCCTTCTACCCGATTCCCGGGGCAGTAGGGCAGGACCGGTCGGTGACGAGCGTGCAGACGATCCACGACCTGATCCCTATTTTTCACCCCGAGTGGTTTCCCAAAGGAGATAACACGGTTCGGCAGGTGCTGGACAGGCTGCCGCCCGATGCGCAGGTGATTACGGTATCGGAAGCGACAAAAGAGGATTTCTGCACGTATACCCGCACCGATCCGGCCCGCGTTACGCCCATTCACCTGGCGGCTTCGACGGCCCTGTTTTACCCCGTTACCGATTCGTTGGCGCTACAGGCGATCCGGCAGCAATATAGCCTGGGCGATGCCCCGTATCTGCTGAGCCTGGCTACGTTTGAGCCGCGCAAAAACATCGACCATCTGGTTCGTTGTTTTGCCCAGCTTGCCCGTAGTGGCGACATACCGGCTGATGTAAAGCTGGTACTCGTGGGAACAAAGGGCTGGAAATTTGATCAGATCATGGGCGAACTGGCCCAAAGTGATGCCCTGCGGTCGCGCATTGTGGTGACGGGTTTTGTGCCCGATGCGCAACTGGCTCCCTTGTACTCGGGTGCGCTGGGGTTTGTCTATCCGTCCTTGTACGAAGGTTTCGGCTTGCCGCCCCTGGAAGCGATGCAATGCGGTTTGCCGGTCATTGCCTCGTCGATTCCGGCGCTGACCGAAGTTGTCGGCGACGCGGCCCTGACCGTACCGCCTACCGATGCCGACGCTCTCAAGCAGGCAATGCTGCAGATGATCAATTCGGCGTCTCTGCGGGACGAACTCTCGATCAAATCCCGCGCCCGGGCTGCGCTGTTCTCCTGGGACCGGTTTATTGACCAGCATATTGCCCTCTACCGAACGATCCGGCGCTAA
- a CDS encoding argininosuccinate synthase — protein sequence MSQKVVLAFSGGLDTSFCVKYLSEDRGMEVHSVLVDTGGFSDAELVAIEERAYSLGVKSHVTIAKTDDYYQQCLKFLVFGNVLKNNTYPLCVSAERIFQAIAAAEYAREIGASAIAHGSTGAGNDQVRFDMAFRIISPDAEIITPIRDLKLSREAEIEYLKAKGVEQEWHKAAYSINKGLWGTSVGGRETLTSDQFLPEAAWPTQVTKSEPETVTLTFEHGEIKAITSPTYGDETFANPVDAIRRLTELAGPFGIGRDIHVGDTIIGIKGRVGFEAPAPLILLKAHHTLEKHVLAKWQLYWKDQLANWYGTMLHEGQFMDPVMRNIETFLADTQSHVSGKVHVLLAPYRFQVLGIESTHDLMSAAFGSYGEMNNAWTGDDVRGFSKVASNQVMIYEKIREHNS from the coding sequence ATGTCTCAAAAAGTAGTTCTTGCCTTCAGCGGAGGTCTCGATACCTCATTCTGCGTTAAATATTTGTCCGAAGACCGGGGCATGGAAGTCCATTCGGTACTGGTCGACACGGGTGGTTTCTCGGATGCCGAACTGGTCGCTATTGAAGAGCGGGCCTATTCGCTTGGAGTCAAATCGCACGTGACGATTGCCAAAACCGACGATTACTACCAGCAATGCCTGAAGTTTCTGGTATTCGGGAATGTGTTGAAAAACAACACGTATCCGCTTTGCGTGAGCGCCGAACGGATTTTTCAGGCCATTGCTGCGGCCGAGTACGCGCGGGAAATTGGTGCATCGGCGATTGCCCACGGCAGCACCGGTGCCGGTAACGACCAGGTTCGTTTCGACATGGCGTTCCGCATCATTAGCCCCGACGCTGAAATTATTACGCCTATCCGCGATCTGAAGCTGTCACGAGAGGCTGAAATCGAATACCTGAAAGCGAAAGGAGTGGAGCAGGAGTGGCACAAAGCGGCCTATTCCATCAACAAAGGCCTGTGGGGCACCTCGGTGGGTGGTCGCGAAACGCTGACGTCCGATCAGTTCCTGCCCGAAGCCGCCTGGCCAACGCAGGTAACAAAATCGGAACCGGAAACCGTTACGCTCACCTTTGAACACGGCGAGATAAAAGCAATCACCAGCCCGACCTACGGCGACGAAACCTTCGCTAACCCGGTCGACGCTATCCGTCGCCTGACCGAGCTGGCCGGACCCTTCGGTATTGGTCGGGATATTCACGTGGGCGACACGATCATTGGTATCAAAGGCCGCGTTGGTTTCGAAGCACCCGCCCCACTGATTCTGCTCAAAGCGCACCATACCCTCGAGAAACACGTACTGGCCAAGTGGCAGCTGTACTGGAAGGACCAACTGGCCAACTGGTACGGTACCATGCTGCACGAAGGCCAGTTTATGGACCCCGTCATGCGGAACATCGAAACGTTCCTCGCCGACACCCAGAGCCATGTATCGGGTAAGGTACACGTCCTGCTGGCTCCGTACCGGTTCCAGGTGCTGGGCATCGAGTCGACCCATGACCTGATGTCGGCGGCCTTCGGGTCCTACGGTGAGATGAACAACGCCTGGACGGGCGATGATGTACGGGGCTTCTCGAAGGTAGCGTCGAACCAGGTGATGATCTACGAGAAAATTCGTGAACATAATTCTTGA
- a CDS encoding diacylglycerol/lipid kinase family protein — MSARSAVLAIINPLSGTTSVAQKTLLRDTFLRQADASGFAAEAVLTTHPGHATELAAAAVAQSYSRVLAIGGDGTINETAQALRRSGTALGIVPIGSGNGLARHLGIPLNPLKAVERALTGRPVVIDSAEINEHPFFCTAGLGFEAYVAHAFAQQPVRGLPTYVRTAFRAYWAYRPGLFLLNGREERRLFSMTFANAGQFGNNAWMAPTANIADGYLEQCEMRPFPAQMAGMLAWRLFNKTLNRSAYWQGQSIKTATVQTEGPMLIHADGEPITLPNGRAEVRILPGSLLVLL; from the coding sequence GTGAGTGCACGTTCGGCCGTTTTGGCCATTATCAATCCGCTGTCGGGCACAACGTCCGTTGCGCAGAAAACCCTCCTGCGCGATACCTTTCTGCGGCAGGCCGATGCATCGGGCTTTGCCGCCGAAGCCGTACTGACTACCCACCCCGGCCATGCTACGGAGCTGGCCGCTGCCGCCGTCGCCCAGAGCTACAGCCGGGTGCTGGCCATTGGGGGCGACGGTACCATTAACGAAACGGCCCAGGCGCTCCGGCGGTCGGGTACGGCCTTGGGTATTGTACCCATTGGGTCGGGGAATGGGCTGGCGCGGCACCTGGGTATCCCCCTTAATCCTCTGAAAGCCGTTGAGCGCGCCCTGACCGGCCGGCCGGTGGTGATCGACAGCGCCGAAATAAACGAGCACCCATTCTTTTGTACGGCGGGCCTGGGTTTCGAAGCCTACGTGGCTCACGCCTTCGCGCAGCAGCCCGTACGCGGCTTACCAACGTACGTCCGTACGGCCTTCCGGGCCTACTGGGCCTACCGGCCGGGGCTGTTTCTGCTCAATGGGCGGGAGGAGCGACGACTGTTTTCGATGACCTTCGCCAACGCCGGCCAGTTTGGCAATAACGCCTGGATGGCGCCTACCGCCAATATTGCCGACGGTTACCTGGAACAGTGTGAGATGCGCCCTTTTCCGGCACAGATGGCAGGGATGCTGGCCTGGCGGCTCTTTAACAAAACCCTGAACCGGTCGGCCTACTGGCAGGGCCAGTCGATCAAAACCGCAACCGTCCAGACTGAGGGGCCAATGCTCATTCATGCCGATGGCGAACCAATAACCCTGCCCAATGGCCGGGCCGAGGTGCGAATATTGCCGGGTAGCTTGCTGGTGTTGTTGTAA
- the fabG gene encoding 3-oxoacyl-ACP reductase FabG, which produces MRLQNKVAIITGAARGIGQGAADVFCREGATVIIWDLLEEGEATAQALRDQGYRCEFMAISTTDVPAIEAAARDISDRYGRIDILVNNAGITRDKTLLKMSFAEWQQVIDVNLTGVFNCTKVIAPYMVEQKYGRIICTSSIVGVHGAFGQTNYAAAKAGIIGMVRSWAKELGPKGITANAVAPGYIRTPMTDAMPEDVKNQAISTIPARRIGEPSDIAYAYLYLASDEASFVNGHVLAVNGGQAS; this is translated from the coding sequence ATGAGACTACAGAATAAAGTTGCCATCATTACCGGAGCCGCCCGGGGTATTGGGCAGGGTGCCGCCGACGTATTCTGCCGTGAAGGTGCTACGGTTATCATCTGGGATCTGCTCGAAGAAGGCGAGGCTACCGCCCAGGCCCTACGCGATCAGGGATACCGCTGCGAGTTCATGGCCATCAGCACGACCGACGTGCCCGCCATTGAAGCGGCTGCCCGCGACATCAGCGACCGCTACGGCCGCATCGACATTCTGGTGAACAACGCTGGGATCACCCGCGACAAAACGCTGCTCAAAATGTCGTTTGCCGAGTGGCAGCAGGTTATCGACGTGAACCTGACGGGGGTATTCAACTGCACGAAAGTGATTGCGCCGTACATGGTCGAGCAGAAATATGGCCGTATCATCTGTACCTCGTCCATTGTGGGCGTCCACGGCGCGTTTGGGCAAACGAACTATGCCGCGGCTAAAGCGGGTATTATTGGTATGGTACGTTCCTGGGCCAAGGAACTGGGTCCCAAAGGCATCACCGCCAACGCTGTGGCACCGGGCTATATCCGAACGCCCATGACCGACGCTATGCCCGAGGACGTAAAAAATCAGGCTATATCGACCATCCCGGCCCGGCGTATCGGCGAGCCATCGGACATTGCCTACGCCTATCTATACTTGGCTTCCGACGAAGCCTCATTTGTGAATGGTCACGTGCTGGCCGTAAACGGCGGTCAGGCATCGTAA
- a CDS encoding NADPH:quinone oxidoreductase family protein: MKAIICQQYGPPDQLLLTDMPSPKAGKGQVVIRVEACGVNFPDTLIIEGKYQFKPPFPFSPGGEVSGVITETGEGVSHLNVGDRVFSMTGHGGFAEEVVADAKTTLPMPEGMDFVTAASTMYTYGTSYHALKDRAGLQAGETLLVMGAAGGVGLAAVQLGVLMGARVIAAASSEEKLAVCRQMGAAETINYTTENLRERIKELTAGNGIDVVYDPVGDRYAEPAIRSLAWKGRYLVVGFAAGEIPSIPLNLALLKGASIVGVFWGAFAQREPKTSTQNFGQILHWIKTGQLKQHIYKLYTLPQAPDALRDLSERRVVGKAVIKL; this comes from the coding sequence ATGAAAGCTATTATCTGCCAACAGTATGGCCCGCCCGACCAACTTCTCCTGACCGACATGCCCAGCCCGAAAGCGGGAAAAGGACAGGTTGTAATCCGGGTTGAAGCCTGTGGTGTTAATTTCCCCGATACCCTGATTATTGAAGGGAAATATCAGTTCAAGCCCCCATTTCCGTTTTCGCCCGGTGGCGAAGTGTCGGGCGTGATCACCGAAACCGGTGAGGGGGTCAGTCACCTGAACGTGGGCGATCGGGTGTTTTCGATGACGGGCCACGGTGGTTTTGCCGAAGAAGTGGTCGCCGATGCGAAGACGACGCTGCCCATGCCCGAGGGTATGGATTTCGTAACGGCGGCCTCGACGATGTATACCTACGGTACGTCGTACCACGCGCTGAAAGACCGGGCGGGCCTGCAGGCTGGCGAAACACTGCTGGTCATGGGAGCCGCGGGTGGGGTTGGTCTGGCGGCCGTGCAGTTGGGTGTTCTGATGGGTGCGCGGGTCATTGCAGCCGCATCGAGTGAGGAGAAACTGGCCGTTTGCCGCCAGATGGGTGCCGCCGAAACCATCAACTACACCACCGAAAACCTCCGCGAACGGATCAAAGAGCTGACCGCCGGAAACGGTATCGACGTGGTATACGATCCCGTTGGCGACCGCTATGCCGAACCTGCCATCCGGTCGCTGGCCTGGAAAGGGCGTTACCTGGTCGTTGGATTTGCCGCTGGCGAGATACCAAGTATTCCGCTCAATCTGGCGCTGCTGAAGGGTGCGTCCATTGTGGGCGTGTTCTGGGGGGCCTTCGCGCAGCGGGAACCCAAAACGAGTACGCAGAACTTCGGCCAGATCCTGCACTGGATCAAGACGGGTCAGCTTAAACAGCATATCTACAAATTATATACCTTACCCCAGGCTCCCGATGCGCTGCGTGATTTGAGCGAACGCCGGGTGGTTGGGAAAGCCGTTATCAAGCTATGA
- a CDS encoding YybH family protein, translated as MKAFVPLLLLCLLAGQALSQSVATDRRAILAVLKRQTEDWNAGRVEKFMNGYWASDSLTFVGKNGITYGYAPTLANYKKRYPDRESMGTLKFDILQLDFPSPNVAYVIGRWHLTRPKIGDAGGHFTLLWRKIKKRWVIVSDHSS; from the coding sequence ATGAAAGCATTCGTTCCCCTGCTCCTGCTATGCCTGCTGGCGGGCCAGGCCCTAAGTCAGTCCGTTGCCACCGACCGCCGGGCTATTCTGGCGGTGCTCAAACGCCAGACCGAAGACTGGAACGCCGGTCGGGTCGAAAAATTCATGAATGGGTACTGGGCCTCCGATTCGCTGACGTTTGTTGGCAAGAACGGAATCACGTACGGCTACGCCCCAACTCTGGCCAACTACAAAAAGCGCTACCCCGACCGGGAGTCGATGGGTACGCTCAAGTTCGACATACTTCAACTCGACTTTCCATCGCCCAATGTGGCTTATGTCATTGGCCGCTGGCACCTGACCCGGCCCAAGATCGGCGACGCGGGCGGCCATTTCACGCTGCTCTGGCGAAAGATCAAAAAGCGCTGGGTAATTGTCAGCGACCACTCCAGCTAA